A region from the Cystobacter ferrugineus genome encodes:
- a CDS encoding ABC transporter permease subunit, producing the protein MSPVFVRLGRQLVLVPVVALASYFLMAALPLTSEDESKRQVPPEVLASYRRDLGLGEPLGFLRPWQKLVRGERLGTSAQGVTGDELAWKLSGSVGVGLVALVLALGWALAYALLRARWRRGRLAVLSDVLPAIAFGTPVFIPALLLAPEVVERGHLLPELCAALVISVWPGIFLGTLVADALDTELARDYVRTALGKGLSPRVVLWRHVLPNVLPALLDAVGPVATALLAGSFAAERVFGLPYFGQLYVLAVLQKQVAVVVVSTTVFASLLVVVGLAVEVVRLFVDPRAREVSS; encoded by the coding sequence ATGTCCCCCGTGTTCGTCCGCCTGGGCCGGCAACTGGTGCTCGTTCCCGTGGTGGCGCTCGCGTCCTACTTCCTCATGGCCGCGCTGCCCCTCACGAGCGAGGACGAGTCCAAGCGGCAGGTGCCGCCCGAGGTGCTCGCCTCCTACCGACGGGATCTGGGCCTGGGCGAGCCGCTCGGCTTCCTGCGGCCGTGGCAGAAGCTGGTGCGCGGCGAGCGCCTGGGCACGAGCGCCCAGGGCGTCACCGGGGATGAGCTGGCGTGGAAGCTGTCGGGCAGCGTGGGCGTGGGGCTGGTGGCGCTGGTGCTCGCGCTCGGGTGGGCCCTGGCCTATGCGCTGCTCCGGGCGAGGTGGCGCCGGGGCCGGCTCGCCGTGCTCTCCGACGTGCTGCCCGCCATCGCCTTCGGCACGCCCGTCTTCATCCCCGCGCTGCTGCTCGCCCCCGAGGTGGTGGAGCGCGGCCACCTGCTGCCCGAGCTGTGCGCCGCGCTCGTCATCTCCGTGTGGCCCGGCATCTTCCTGGGCACCCTGGTGGCGGACGCGCTCGACACGGAGCTGGCGCGCGACTACGTGCGCACCGCGCTCGGCAAGGGCCTGTCGCCCCGCGTCGTGCTCTGGCGCCACGTGCTGCCCAACGTGCTGCCCGCCTTGTTGGACGCCGTGGGCCCCGTGGCCACCGCCCTGCTCGCCGGCTCCTTCGCCGCCGAGCGCGTCTTCGGCCTGCCCTACTTCGGCCAGCTCTACGTCCTCGCCGTGCTCCAGAAGCAGGTGGCCGTCGTGGTGGTGTCCACCACCGTGTTCGCCTCGCTGCTCGTCGTCGTCGGCCTGGCGGTGGAGGTCGTGCGCTTGTTCGTGGATCCCCGCGCGCGGGAGGTCTCCTCATGA
- a CDS encoding ABC transporter permease, with protein sequence MSRVPPRAWVGLVLLVGLGLASWLAGRMFPEALSHTCPLGMDPSHPDRSVCELAFGGLWVSLVVGLAAGAVSTAVGLGVAMAARGAGGWVEHQILRGVDAFFALPDVLVVMVLQLAGQSLLDAGQAGGLGPFGLMVVSLALVGWAGPARMFRNRLATLEAQEFVAASRALGAGRWHLLRVHLWPALRPFVLAVFLSRLPTAILTESTISFFGIARMEPMSLGRYLGTSYAALIYEGGARVVLPAWILLVLVVLGASLASQGLGAGTRRV encoded by the coding sequence ATGAGCCGCGTTCCCCCGAGGGCCTGGGTCGGGCTCGTGCTGCTGGTGGGCCTGGGGCTCGCGAGCTGGCTGGCGGGCCGGATGTTTCCCGAGGCCCTGTCCCACACCTGTCCCCTGGGGATGGATCCTTCCCACCCGGATCGGAGTGTGTGCGAGCTGGCGTTCGGGGGCTTGTGGGTCTCCCTGGTGGTGGGCCTGGCGGCCGGAGCGGTGTCCACGGCGGTGGGGCTCGGGGTGGCGATGGCGGCCCGGGGCGCGGGGGGTTGGGTGGAGCACCAGATCCTGCGCGGGGTGGATGCCTTCTTCGCCCTGCCGGACGTGCTGGTGGTGATGGTGCTGCAACTGGCCGGTCAGTCCCTCCTGGACGCCGGGCAGGCAGGCGGGCTCGGCCCCTTCGGCCTGATGGTGGTGTCCCTGGCGCTGGTGGGGTGGGCGGGGCCGGCACGCATGTTCCGCAACCGGCTCGCCACCCTGGAGGCCCAGGAGTTCGTCGCCGCCTCCCGGGCGCTCGGGGCGGGACGGTGGCACCTCTTGCGCGTCCACCTCTGGCCGGCCCTGCGTCCCTTCGTGCTCGCCGTCTTCCTCAGCCGCCTGCCCACGGCGATCCTCACCGAGTCCACCATCAGCTTCTTCGGCATCGCCCGGATGGAGCCCATGTCGCTCGGCCGCTACCTCGGCACGAGCTATGCCGCGCTCATCTACGAAGGAGGCGCACGCGTGGTGCTACCCGCGTGGATACTCCTGGTGCTGGTGGTGCTTGGCGCCTCTCTTGCTTCCCAGGGACTTGGGGCGGGAACGCGCCGCGTCTAG